GGACCCTGGCGATGGCCAGCATGCTTGCCTCCGTCGGCGGTACGCCGTAACGGTACAGAACATCAAGCTGTGTCATGTCTTCCATGATACCAGCGGGGGGATGGAGTGAGGAAAGGCTAACCGCAGATCCTTCGACTCGCTCCTCTCGCTCAGGATGACACTTCAAAGAGAGGGGCTGCTAGCGGGCGGAAGCGCGGGCGATGAGAGTGGCGGTGTAGGCGGCTCCGAAGCCGTTGTCGATATTGACGACGGTGACGTTCGGCGAGCAGGAGTTGAGCATGCCGAGAAGCGCGGCGGCCCCTTGAAAGGAGGCTCCGTAACCGACCGAGGTGGGAACAGCGATGACGGGGACGCCGACTAATCCTCCGACAACAGAGGGGAGAGCACCTTCCATGCCGGCGCAGACGATGACGGCGTGCGCTGTGTTGAGCTGTTCGCGGACAGCAAGCAAACGATGGATGCCTGCGACTCCAACATCGTAGAGGCGAGTGACACGGATGTTGAAGAGCTCGGCGGTAACGGCAGCTTCTTCAGCAATAGGAAGATCGCTGGTTCCAGCGCAGACGACAGCAATGTGGCCTTGCGCGTCTTTCGGAGCAGACTGACGCAGAGTGAGTGCTCGCGCCTGCGGATGATGCACCGCGGTAGGCATAGCATCGAGGACAGTTCTGGCTGTGGGCGCGTCAACGCGAGTGGCGAGGACATCGGATCCGGCTGCAGCCATGCGGGTAAAGATTTCGGCTGTCTGCGCAGGTGTTTTTCCAGCAGCGTAGATGACCTCGGGAAGGCCAGAGCGCAAGGCACGATGATGATCGATACGGGCGTGGCCCAGATCTTCAAAAGGGAGATGAGTGAGGCGGTCGGCGGCTTCTTGCGGGCTAAGGCTGCCGCGTTCGATGGAGGCGAGGAGTTCGAGGAGGGTGGTTTTGTCCATCGCGCCCCTATCTTCCCTGACTCGCGTGATACGCAGCGATGGCTGCCTGCTGTACCTGTTTGACGGGAACACTATGCGCCGCGGCGGCGGTACGGCAGTCCTCGAACTCGGGCGCGGCGTTGAAGATTTCACCATCGCGCGAGCCAATCTTGATACGAATCTCGCCGTAAGGAGTGTTCACCGTTACGTAGCTGCGATCGAGACAAGCGCGGCGTTCGTGATGAATCCGGACGCCGAGCGTGCTGGTCTCGCGCAGCAGGAGGTCTTCGAGGGCACGGACTTGTGCGTCGTCGGCGAGGATGGTGATGAGAGTGCCGAGGCGTCCCTTCTTCATCTGTACTGCGGTGGACATGACATCGAGAGCGCCGAGGGCAAAGGCCCGCTCGGTAACGTGCGCGAGGATCTGAGGCGAGATGTCGTCAAGCGCGGTTTCGAGCACGGCGACTGCGGAGTGCGTGGCTTCTCCTGACTCTCCGATGGTGAGACGCAGAACATTGGGGAAGCCTTTGGGATTACGCGAGCCTGCGCCGTAGCCGATCTTTTCGGCACGCATAGCGGGCTGAGTGCCAAAGGTGGGTGCGAGGGTGCGGATGAGAGCGGCTCCTGTAGGAGTGACCAACTCCTGCTCGATGTGCGCGGAGTAGGTGGGGATACCGCGCAGCAAGTCGGCGGTCGCGGGTGCAGGGACGGGGAAGCGTCCGTGGGCGCAATCGACCATGCCGCCGCCGACATTGAGAGGAGAGGCGTGCCACGCATCGACGCCGAGCGCATGGATTCCTGCGCTGACGGCGACGATATCGACGATGGCATCGACGGCGCCGACCTCGTGGAAGTGAATATTTTCGATATCGACGTTGTGGATCTTCGCTTCGCTGGTGCCGAGAAGCTCGAAGGCCTGTATCGCTGTTCGCTTGATGGGATCGGCGAGCTTCGCGGATTCGATGAGATTGCGGATCACCGTGAGGGAGCGGCCATGCGAGTGCGTGTGCTGCTTACTCTCGTCGTGATGATGATCGTGAGAGTGGTTGTGTGTGTGGCTTGTTGCTTCGGTGGGCTTGCCGTTCTCAAGGACATGGATGTGCGTTGCGGAGATTCCGCTGCGGTCGACCTTGCTGAGAGAGAGCGATGCACCGAGATTGAGCGCCTGCACGGCATCGTGAAAGACTTCGGCGGGAACACCGGCGTCGATCATGGCTCCGAGAAACATATCGCCGCTGATGCCGGAGAAGCAATTAAGATAGGCAATCCGCATGGAGCTATTGTTTCACGGTCGCGGGAGTGATGGCGGCAGCCGGAAGGACGTCGTTCATGGAGCCTGAGCGATAGCCTTGCGTGTCGAGTGTGACGTAGAGGAATCCAGCTGGTCGAAGCGCTGCGGTGATGTTGTCGAGCATCTTGAGATCGAGTGCGCGCGGAAGCTCAGAGCGCGAGATCTCGATGCGAGCGAGATTGCCATGATGCCGCACGCGCACCTGGCGGAATCCGAGTGCGTGCAGAGCTTCTTCGGCCTGTTCAACCTGAGCGAGGGCCTCGCGTGTTACCGGGCGACCATACTCGATGCGTGAGGAGAGGCAGGCGGAGGCGGGTTTGTCCCACAGCTCAAGGCCGGATTCACGTGCAAGCTGGCGAATCTCGACTTTGGTGAGCTCTGCTGTGACGAGAGGAGCAAGCGCGTGATGAGCGAGTGCAGCCTGCTGGCCGGGGCGGAAGTCGCCACGGTCGTCGAGATTCATCCCGTATGCAAGATGCTGGAAGCCGCGTGCAGCTCGCTCGGCTTCCATGCGGGTGAAGAGCTCGTCTTTGCAGTGAAAGCAGCGTTGCGAGTCGTTGCGCTGGTAGTCGGGGTTCTCAAGCTCGGACGTAGGCAGGATGTGCGTTGGGATGCCGTGGCGCGTAGTGAACTCGAGAGCCGCGGCCAGCTCTGCGCGGGGCAACGAGGCAGAGTCGGCGATGACCGCCAACATGCGATTGCCGAGCGCTTGATAAGCTGCCCAGGCAAGAAACGCGGAGTCAGTTCCTCCAGAGTAGGCGATCATCACGCTGCCTAAGTCTTTGAGGATTTCCGTAAGCCGAGCGCGTTTTGCCGCGAGTTCCATACTCTCTGTGTAGATGCTAGCGAAGTTGGATGCGATTAGCGAGTAGCCCTTAGATCGCGCTGATTCGCTGCCAGATCTCGGGATCGACCGGAACTCCAAGCCGCAGATTCTCTTCCCGGAGATGGAGGGTCTGCTCGCCGGGATAACGCACGGGGCGGCTGGGATCTACGGGTGTTGCCTGATGAAGGTGCTCGAGGATTCCGTCGGCGATGTGATTCAGTTCACCGGTAGCAGCGAGGTTTGCGGGATCGATGGTGATGAAGATCTGCGACTGTCCGGTTTCGAGAGTTGGCTCCATCGGAAGTTGATAGGTCGCGAGTCCGCCGGAGAGCATGGCGGCGATCATGTCGAGGACGAGCGAGAGGCCTGAGCCCTTCCAATAGCCAATCGGAAGCGCACGCTGCGAGGCTTCGATGGCAGAGGCATCGGTTGTGAGATGGCCTTCGTTATCGAATCCACCGGGAACGGGCAAAGGCTCGTTTCGCTTTGCGTAGGAAGAAAGTGCTCCGTAGGAGAACTGGCTCATCGCCATGTCGATGATGACGTGTTGTCCGTTTGGGCGTGGGACAGCGATCACCAGAGGATTGTTGCCAAGGGTGGGCGTTTTCGCTCCCCAGGCTGGGAGATTGGCTAGCGTGTTGGACCAGCAGAGGGCGAAGAGACCTTCGTCGGCAGCCTGCCAGCCAAAGGCTCCACCACGCATCCAGTGATTGGTATTGGCGAGCGCTACGGCACCGATGCCGTTTTTTCGTGCGAGTTCCATGGTGTGCTGCATGGCCAGATAGGCATTCACATTTCCTACTCCGCGATTGCCGTTCCAGCGCTCGATGGCTCCAAACACTGCGGTGCGAGTAGGCCTGGCTTTGACATCGACACTGCCGTTGGCCACCATGGCCTCGAAGCGAGGCAGCCGGTTCAGGCCGTGGGTGTAGACGCCGTCGCGGGTCGTCTCCGCGAAGAGGCGCGCAGAGAGCTGAGCCGACTCTGGAGGGAGGCCGAGATGCAGCATGGTCTTTTCAAGGACGGCGTAGAGATCGGCAAAGGAAACGCGGAGCATAGGAGCAGTGTAAGGGGTGTTGGCTACTAAGGTGCTGTACGGCAAAGGCTAAATGCGGGGATTTCTCCACTGCGCTTCCGCCTACGGCGCCAGCTTCGGTCGAAATGACACGGATGGGGGAACCGCAGATCCTTCCCATTCGACTCGTTGCACTCGCTCAGGGCAGGCTCTCCGCTGCTACGCAGCTTCGCTCAGGATGACACCTTATTGGGTAAATCAGCTCTTTGTAATCTCGCTATTCACGGTAAATACGGTCTATCGAACCAGAGCCGGCAGCTTGTCGCTCATTCCGAAGAGGAAGATACTGCCCAGAACAAAGCTATAGACCGCAGTGAGAGAGGTCACGAACGTCTGCAGCCAGGGGCGTTGTTTGCTGGAGGCGAAGATACCGGAGGCTGAGGCGGTCATCAG
This portion of the Edaphobacter sp. 4G125 genome encodes:
- the larC gene encoding nickel pincer cofactor biosynthesis protein LarC, which encodes MRIAYLNCFSGISGDMFLGAMIDAGVPAEVFHDAVQALNLGASLSLSKVDRSGISATHIHVLENGKPTEATSHTHNHSHDHHHDESKQHTHSHGRSLTVIRNLIESAKLADPIKRTAIQAFELLGTSEAKIHNVDIENIHFHEVGAVDAIVDIVAVSAGIHALGVDAWHASPLNVGGGMVDCAHGRFPVPAPATADLLRGIPTYSAHIEQELVTPTGAALIRTLAPTFGTQPAMRAEKIGYGAGSRNPKGFPNVLRLTIGESGEATHSAVAVLETALDDISPQILAHVTERAFALGALDVMSTAVQMKKGRLGTLITILADDAQVRALEDLLLRETSTLGVRIHHERRACLDRSYVTVNTPYGEIRIKIGSRDGEIFNAAPEFEDCRTAAAAHSVPVKQVQQAAIAAYHASQGR
- the yiaK gene encoding 3-dehydro-L-gulonate 2-dehydrogenase — protein: MLRVSFADLYAVLEKTMLHLGLPPESAQLSARLFAETTRDGVYTHGLNRLPRFEAMVANGSVDVKARPTRTAVFGAIERWNGNRGVGNVNAYLAMQHTMELARKNGIGAVALANTNHWMRGGAFGWQAADEGLFALCWSNTLANLPAWGAKTPTLGNNPLVIAVPRPNGQHVIIDMAMSQFSYGALSSYAKRNEPLPVPGGFDNEGHLTTDASAIEASQRALPIGYWKGSGLSLVLDMIAAMLSGGLATYQLPMEPTLETGQSQIFITIDPANLAATGELNHIADGILEHLHQATPVDPSRPVRYPGEQTLHLREENLRLGVPVDPEIWQRISAI
- the larE gene encoding ATP-dependent sacrificial sulfur transferase LarE, producing the protein MELAAKRARLTEILKDLGSVMIAYSGGTDSAFLAWAAYQALGNRMLAVIADSASLPRAELAAALEFTTRHGIPTHILPTSELENPDYQRNDSQRCFHCKDELFTRMEAERAARGFQHLAYGMNLDDRGDFRPGQQAALAHHALAPLVTAELTKVEIRQLARESGLELWDKPASACLSSRIEYGRPVTREALAQVEQAEEALHALGFRQVRVRHHGNLARIEISRSELPRALDLKMLDNITAALRPAGFLYVTLDTQGYRSGSMNDVLPAAAITPATVKQ
- the larB gene encoding nickel pincer cofactor biosynthesis protein LarB — encoded protein: MDKTTLLELLASIERGSLSPQEAADRLTHLPFEDLGHARIDHHRALRSGLPEVIYAAGKTPAQTAEIFTRMAAAGSDVLATRVDAPTARTVLDAMPTAVHHPQARALTLRQSAPKDAQGHIAVVCAGTSDLPIAEEAAVTAELFNIRVTRLYDVGVAGIHRLLAVREQLNTAHAVIVCAGMEGALPSVVGGLVGVPVIAVPTSVGYGASFQGAAALLGMLNSCSPNVTVVNIDNGFGAAYTATLIARASAR